One window of candidate division KSB1 bacterium genomic DNA carries:
- the gyrA gene encoding DNA gyrase subunit A — MEQVNEKIIPVLIEEELKNSYIDYSMSVIVARALPDVRDGLKPVHRRVLYGMLELGLRPTAAYKKSARIVGEVLGKYHPHGDSAIYDAMARMVQDFSLRYPLVDGQGNFGSIDGDSPAAMRYTEARLAPIAEEVLRDIDKDTVDFVPNFDDTLQEPSVLPSLLPTLVVNGSSGIAVGMATNIPPHNLSEVVDALVALIDQPNLKAEALRKYIQGPDFPTGAMIFGDEEIDEYFKTGRGKLIVRAKAHFEDMRGGRERIVVTEIPYQVNKAALLERVAELVREKKLDGITEVRDESDREGMRIVFELRKDVSAEKILKALYAHTQMESTFGVILLALVDGQPKVLSMKDMLTEFIRFRHDVVLRRSRFELDKAERRAHILEGYIIALDNIDEVIAIIKKSKTVDTARTNLMKRFKLSEIQAQAILDMRLQRLTGLERQKIEQEYREIIQLIERLKAILASRALRMQVVKEELIELKKKFGDPRRTQIIGKSQVSKSIKELMQEEEFIITLTHDNWIRRWSQADYLHEQQALKAERNKDFVERIFVSTNSRHLLFFTDLGNCYPLRTSFIPMVSPEGNGTPLARLFSLQNDEKIIGVIETKFEEGKFVFLACRDGQVKRVQLASLSKPKEGGLSVISLKEGERVAGVVETSGEDEIVLVTAGGFAIRFSDQEVRDTGLAAGGMRGVTLEDGDKVIALVRVARPNGFLVTITQRGYAKRTPLKEYALIHRGGKGVITHKISDKTGTIAAALEADEKTMLLIISKSGKMKKIKASGLKVANRAAVGEVIIALAQKDVIAKLLIAPEESLKKA, encoded by the coding sequence ATGGAACAGGTCAATGAAAAGATCATTCCGGTTTTAATTGAAGAGGAGCTCAAGAACTCTTATATCGACTATTCGATGTCGGTTATCGTGGCTCGGGCTTTGCCGGACGTGCGCGACGGCCTCAAACCCGTCCATCGTCGGGTTCTGTACGGAATGTTGGAACTGGGGCTGCGGCCTACGGCGGCCTATAAAAAGAGCGCGCGTATCGTCGGCGAGGTGCTCGGCAAATACCATCCTCATGGCGACAGCGCCATTTATGATGCCATGGCGCGCATGGTACAGGACTTTTCTCTGCGTTATCCTCTGGTGGACGGCCAGGGGAACTTTGGCTCCATTGACGGAGATTCGCCGGCAGCGATGCGCTATACCGAAGCTCGGCTCGCTCCCATTGCCGAAGAGGTACTGCGCGATATCGACAAAGATACCGTCGATTTCGTTCCCAATTTCGATGATACGCTGCAGGAACCTTCGGTGCTGCCTTCGCTGCTGCCGACCCTGGTGGTCAATGGGTCGTCCGGCATCGCCGTGGGTATGGCGACCAACATCCCTCCGCATAACCTCAGCGAAGTGGTCGACGCGCTGGTCGCGCTGATCGATCAACCCAATCTCAAGGCCGAAGCCTTGCGCAAGTACATTCAGGGGCCGGACTTTCCGACCGGCGCCATGATTTTCGGCGACGAGGAGATCGACGAATATTTCAAAACTGGACGAGGCAAGCTCATTGTCCGCGCAAAAGCGCATTTTGAAGACATGCGCGGCGGCCGCGAACGGATCGTCGTCACTGAAATCCCCTATCAGGTCAACAAAGCCGCGCTTTTGGAGCGGGTGGCCGAGTTGGTGCGCGAGAAAAAGCTCGACGGCATCACGGAAGTGCGTGACGAATCGGACCGCGAGGGCATGCGCATCGTATTTGAATTGCGCAAAGACGTCTCTGCCGAAAAGATCCTCAAAGCCCTCTATGCCCACACTCAGATGGAAAGCACGTTCGGCGTCATCCTTTTGGCCTTGGTCGATGGTCAGCCCAAGGTCCTTTCCATGAAGGACATGCTGACCGAGTTCATTCGCTTTCGTCACGACGTCGTATTACGCCGCAGCCGTTTCGAACTGGACAAAGCTGAACGCCGCGCCCATATTTTGGAAGGATACATCATTGCACTGGACAATATCGATGAAGTAATCGCAATTATTAAAAAGTCCAAAACGGTGGATACGGCGCGCACCAATTTGATGAAGCGTTTCAAGCTTTCTGAAATTCAGGCGCAGGCCATTTTGGATATGCGCCTGCAACGGCTTACCGGCCTGGAGAGACAAAAGATCGAACAGGAGTATCGCGAGATCATTCAACTTATCGAGCGTTTAAAGGCTATTTTGGCCAGCAGAGCGCTGCGCATGCAGGTCGTCAAGGAAGAACTGATCGAGCTGAAGAAAAAATTCGGCGACCCCAGACGGACGCAGATTATTGGTAAATCCCAAGTAAGCAAAAGCATCAAAGAGTTGATGCAGGAAGAAGAATTCATCATTACCCTCACTCACGACAATTGGATCCGGCGCTGGTCCCAGGCTGATTATCTGCATGAACAGCAAGCTTTAAAGGCGGAGAGAAATAAGGATTTTGTTGAAAGAATCTTTGTTTCGACCAACAGTCGGCACCTTTTGTTCTTTACCGATTTGGGCAATTGCTATCCTTTGCGCACCAGCTTTATCCCGATGGTTTCCCCCGAAGGCAACGGCACGCCGTTAGCGCGTCTTTTCTCACTACAGAATGACGAAAAGATCATAGGAGTGATCGAAACCAAATTCGAAGAGGGAAAATTCGTGTTTTTGGCCTGCCGTGACGGTCAAGTCAAGAGAGTTCAACTGGCTTCGCTTTCCAAACCCAAAGAGGGCGGTTTGTCGGTCATTTCGCTCAAAGAAGGGGAACGAGTGGCGGGCGTTGTGGAAACGAGCGGCGAGGACGAGATTGTCCTGGTAACGGCTGGCGGATTTGCAATACGTTTTTCCGACCAGGAAGTTCGCGATACCGGATTGGCGGCAGGCGGTATGCGCGGAGTTACGCTTGAGGACGGTGATAAAGTGATTGCGCTGGTTAGAGTGGCGCGACCGAACGGTTTTCTGGTCACCATAACGCAGCGCGGATATGCGAAACGGACGCCTTTAAAGGAATATGCCCTGATTCATCGCGGCGGCAAGGGCGTCATTACTCATAAAATATCCGATAAAACCGGCACGATCGCAGCGGCTTTGGAAGCCGATGAAAAGACAATGCTTCTCATTATCTCTAAAAGCGGAAAAATGAAAAAGATCAAGGCTTCCGGCCTCAAAGTCGCCAATCGTGCGGCTGTCGGGGAGGTAATTATTGCTTTGGCACAAAAAGATGTTATAGCCAAGCTCTTGATTGCACCGGAAGAGTCGTTAAAGAAAGCCTGA
- a CDS encoding DUF721 domain-containing protein produces the protein MGRDPKSLGEAIESLFRELGFEKKVDQMRVLEIWPQIVGPTLTRIAQADRVDNGILYVKVAGMTWRTELLFQKPLILQKIAEKLGEGVIKDIRFF, from the coding sequence ATGGGGCGTGATCCCAAATCGCTCGGCGAGGCGATCGAGTCGCTGTTTCGCGAGCTCGGCTTTGAAAAAAAGGTCGATCAGATGCGCGTGCTGGAGATATGGCCGCAGATCGTCGGGCCGACGCTGACGCGCATCGCTCAGGCAGACCGCGTCGATAACGGGATTCTCTACGTCAAAGTCGCAGGAATGACTTGGCGGACTGAGCTGCTTTTTCAAAAACCCCTGATTCTGCAAAAGATTGCCGAAAAGCTCGGCGAGGGCGTGATTAAGGACATTCGTTTTTTCTGA
- a CDS encoding P1 family peptidase, giving the protein MSGSLCDVPGLRVGHFHDGKARTGCTVVLPDKPAVCGVDVRGSAPGSRETDLLQPVRLVQTVDAVLLTGGSAFGLAAADGVVRFLAEQKRGFDTGVAKVPIVPAAVIFDLAVGDAQVRPNPSFGYQACLNAEAYSQQQGLVGAGCGATVGKLLGVERSSPGGLGMASMRLPDGLVVAALAVVNALGEVIDEKGTILAGIRGEGREFIPSLEVLAASGPLSFRPHNTTLVVAATNARLTREEAVKVAQMAQDGVALAVRPAHTMLDGDIVFALSVGEAAADVSRIGAFACQVVAQSIRNAVLASLKQSS; this is encoded by the coding sequence ATGAGCGGCTCATTATGTGATGTGCCCGGCCTCCGCGTCGGGCATTTTCATGATGGGAAGGCAAGGACCGGCTGCACTGTGGTTCTTCCGGACAAGCCGGCGGTCTGCGGGGTGGATGTGCGCGGCTCAGCACCCGGCAGCCGCGAAACCGATCTGCTGCAGCCGGTTCGGTTGGTGCAGACGGTCGACGCAGTTCTCCTGACCGGCGGCAGCGCTTTCGGCCTGGCCGCCGCCGACGGCGTGGTCCGGTTTCTGGCTGAACAGAAACGCGGCTTCGACACAGGAGTAGCCAAGGTGCCTATTGTTCCTGCAGCCGTCATTTTCGATCTCGCCGTAGGGGATGCCCAAGTCAGGCCCAATCCTTCCTTCGGTTACCAGGCCTGCCTGAATGCCGAAGCCTATTCTCAACAACAGGGGCTTGTAGGCGCCGGGTGCGGCGCCACGGTCGGCAAGCTTTTGGGCGTGGAACGCTCATCGCCCGGCGGATTGGGTATGGCATCCATGCGTTTGCCGGACGGTCTGGTCGTGGCCGCCTTGGCGGTCGTCAATGCCCTCGGTGAAGTGATCGACGAGAAAGGGACAATCCTGGCCGGCATTCGGGGTGAAGGCCGAGAATTCATTCCTTCATTAGAGGTGCTCGCCGCTTCCGGACCTTTGTCGTTTCGTCCGCACAATACGACTTTGGTCGTGGCAGCGACGAACGCGCGCCTTACGCGCGAAGAGGCCGTCAAAGTCGCCCAAATGGCTCAAGACGGAGTTGCACTGGCCGTGCGTCCCGCCCACACCATGCTCGACGGTGACATTGTTTTTGCTTTATCTGTAGGAGAAGCGGCGGCGGATGTCAGCCGAATCGGCGCCTTTGCGTGCCAAGTCGTCGCCCAAAGCATCCGAAACGCTGTTCTGGCTTCATTGAAACAGTCTTCCTAA
- the dnaN gene encoding DNA polymerase III subunit beta → MNFTIAKSDLYEALHKVVGVVPQKTTISILTCLLMELKEGKLQLTGTDLEISVTTSVDVDSDEEGAVAVPAKLFAEIVRELPEVPVNIRTDGGDKIILKTDKGEYKISVQPREDFPNIIVEEGEQVLTLTGETLARMTNKTIFAVSTDELRPALTGINIELVDGDLVFVATDGHRLARIKRMNFQAADSDMKLKMIVPTKALNLMLRNLDDAEEVGMQVGKDHVLFRLPKTIIYSKLINAVYPNYERVLPVDNDKRLRLNRDLFISTLRRVSIFSSSLTNQVRLVISPMEMTVYSEDIEFGAEAKESMPVEFSHDGMQIGYNSAYLLDILRHIDTDEVVFELKDSNSAAIIRPAEQQENEDILMLLMPIRISEEAE, encoded by the coding sequence ATGAATTTCACTATTGCCAAGTCTGACCTTTATGAAGCGCTCCATAAAGTTGTGGGCGTCGTGCCGCAAAAAACGACGATTTCCATTCTCACCTGCCTGCTGATGGAACTAAAGGAAGGCAAACTTCAGCTGACCGGCACCGACCTCGAGATTTCGGTGACAACCTCGGTGGACGTCGACAGTGATGAAGAGGGAGCGGTTGCGGTTCCTGCCAAACTCTTTGCCGAGATTGTGCGCGAGCTTCCCGAAGTTCCGGTCAATATTCGCACCGACGGCGGCGACAAGATCATACTCAAAACCGACAAAGGCGAGTACAAAATCTCGGTGCAGCCGCGGGAAGATTTCCCCAACATCATCGTCGAAGAAGGCGAACAGGTTCTCACCCTGACAGGCGAAACCCTGGCGCGGATGACGAACAAGACAATTTTTGCCGTTTCGACTGACGAACTTCGGCCGGCGCTGACGGGCATCAACATCGAACTGGTTGACGGCGATCTGGTCTTTGTCGCAACGGACGGCCATCGTCTTGCGCGGATCAAGCGCATGAATTTTCAAGCCGCCGATTCGGACATGAAGCTCAAGATGATCGTGCCGACCAAAGCTTTGAATTTGATGCTGCGCAACCTGGACGACGCCGAAGAAGTGGGCATGCAGGTCGGCAAGGATCATGTGCTCTTCCGTCTGCCGAAAACCATCATCTATTCCAAGCTGATCAATGCCGTTTACCCCAACTATGAGCGCGTCCTTCCCGTGGATAACGACAAGCGGCTGCGTCTGAATCGCGATCTGTTTATCTCCACTCTGCGCCGCGTTTCCATCTTTTCCAGTTCGCTCACCAACCAGGTTCGTCTGGTCATATCCCCAATGGAAATGACCGTCTATTCGGAAGACATCGAATTCGGTGCCGAAGCCAAGGAATCGATGCCGGTCGAGTTTTCGCATGACGGCATGCAGATCGGCTACAACTCGGCCTATCTGTTGGACATTCTCCGGCATATCGATACGGATGAAGTGGTTTTCGAATTGAAGGACAGCAACAGCGCCGCCATCATTCGGCCGGCGGAACAGCAGGAAAACGAAGACATTCTGATGCTGCTCATGCCGATCCGCATCAGCGAAGAGGCCGAATAG
- a CDS encoding AAA family ATPase, translating to MVIKSVAIRAFKSIFDLTLEVNPKINVFIGANESGKTNFLKAIEAFRPDIPYDSSLTCQYSNNYYMGKCPEITLEFSGLTKENRHKLVHISDVFKDVESFQIRRDAPEISDYHLIIGDQEIENVNMVQLLKALPKIIYFSNIPLLKNKVDYDSLISNSSAFLTEKNLLKIGGIEDYELLFEDSTRGRRACEEASRIITEQIRRVWTQEDSIEIKLNVNGRVLYIDFADATTVLDTPESRSLGFRWYLSFYVNFISQTFEGRSNEYIFLIDEPGIHLHPAGQKDLIKVIEDLSLKNQIFYTTHSPFLIDRAYPERVFLVSKDKTGTKIDSRSYRENWRPLRKQIGLTVSDLFFFSEDSLILEVPTKKKWNIFKRFRVDGGE from the coding sequence ATGGTCATCAAATCAGTAGCAATACGTGCATTCAAGTCGATTTTCGATTTGACGCTGGAAGTAAATCCCAAAATCAACGTCTTTATCGGCGCGAATGAAAGCGGCAAGACCAATTTTCTCAAAGCCATCGAAGCCTTTCGGCCAGACATTCCATACGATTCAAGTCTGACGTGTCAATACTCCAACAATTATTATATGGGCAAATGCCCTGAAATAACGCTCGAGTTTTCAGGCCTGACAAAAGAGAACCGTCACAAACTTGTTCACATTTCCGATGTCTTTAAGGACGTGGAAAGCTTTCAGATCCGCCGCGATGCACCCGAGATTTCAGATTATCACTTGATCATCGGCGATCAGGAGATCGAAAATGTTAATATGGTGCAGCTGCTCAAGGCGCTGCCCAAGATTATTTATTTCAGCAATATTCCCCTGCTGAAAAACAAGGTCGATTACGACAGCCTGATTTCCAACAGCTCGGCTTTCTTGACCGAAAAGAATCTGCTCAAGATCGGCGGCATAGAGGACTATGAGCTGCTTTTTGAGGACAGTACGCGCGGTCGGCGCGCCTGCGAAGAGGCAAGCCGTATCATTACGGAGCAAATTCGCCGAGTATGGACGCAGGAAGACAGCATCGAAATCAAGCTGAACGTCAACGGCCGCGTTCTCTACATTGACTTTGCCGATGCGACCACCGTGCTCGATACGCCGGAATCGCGTAGCCTCGGCTTCCGCTGGTACCTTTCCTTTTATGTCAACTTTATCTCGCAGACCTTTGAGGGTCGTTCGAACGAGTATATTTTCCTTATCGACGAACCGGGCATTCATCTGCATCCGGCCGGACAGAAGGACCTCATCAAGGTTATCGAAGATCTGTCGCTCAAGAATCAAATCTTTTACACGACTCACTCGCCTTTCCTAATCGACCGAGCCTATCCGGAACGCGTTTTCCTTGTCAGTAAGGACAAAACCGGCACCAAAATCGACAGTCGTTCTTATCGCGAAAATTGGCGGCCGCTGCGCAAACAGATCGGCCTGACGGTCAGCGACCTCTTTTTCTTTAGCGAAGACAGTCTGATCCTCGAAGTCCCAACGAAGAAAAAGTGGAATATTTTTAAACGATTCAGGGTGGACGGAGGCGAATGA
- the recF gene encoding DNA replication/repair protein RecF, protein MILQELAVHKFRNLGAARLQFSPGLNFIFGDNAQGKTNLIEAVHLLCLAKSFRTHEDEEIVPFGGTGYFIEGFFQNEKSIVRRVAVLYEKSSGKQISVDEKRLQRYSALTGEFPAACLWEGDREITAGSPQQRRRFFNMLLSQTSRSGLEDLKQYDHVLRQRNSVLSAVQAGRRDVHEQLEIWDEQLIQLGVRVMRARRQLVDELNPVLESCYRRISGNRMKLQILYQPNAEYNEKAPEEAFRRELERFRQAEIRRGVSLVGPHRDDFVFWIDDVELRKFGSAGEHKSALISLKAAEVEILRNRTGTSPIVLLDDLFSELDRERSAAALALFDAPAQIFITGTSLDFLWARQAGLDWEQAAAYRIENGQVRAEDGA, encoded by the coding sequence ATGATCCTGCAGGAGTTGGCGGTCCACAAGTTCCGCAATCTTGGCGCGGCGCGCCTGCAGTTTAGTCCCGGCTTGAATTTTATTTTTGGGGATAATGCACAGGGAAAGACGAATCTGATCGAAGCCGTTCATCTTCTTTGCCTGGCCAAGAGTTTCCGCACGCATGAAGATGAGGAGATCGTTCCGTTCGGCGGGACGGGATATTTTATTGAAGGATTTTTTCAAAATGAAAAATCGATCGTGCGGCGGGTTGCGGTTCTATACGAAAAGTCTTCCGGCAAGCAGATCAGCGTGGATGAAAAACGGCTGCAGCGCTATTCCGCATTGACCGGGGAGTTTCCGGCGGCTTGCCTTTGGGAAGGCGATCGGGAAATTACTGCCGGCAGCCCGCAGCAAAGACGACGATTTTTCAACATGCTGCTATCGCAGACCTCACGAAGCGGCCTTGAAGATCTCAAGCAGTACGATCATGTTCTGCGTCAGCGAAACAGCGTGCTTTCGGCTGTTCAAGCCGGGCGTCGCGATGTGCACGAGCAGCTGGAAATTTGGGACGAGCAGTTGATTCAGTTGGGCGTACGAGTGATGCGGGCGCGCAGGCAGCTGGTCGATGAGCTGAATCCGGTACTGGAGTCCTGTTACAGGCGCATAAGCGGAAATCGCATGAAGTTGCAAATCCTTTATCAGCCGAATGCTGAATATAATGAAAAGGCACCGGAGGAGGCTTTTCGTCGCGAACTGGAAAGGTTTCGACAGGCGGAAATTCGCCGAGGAGTCTCGCTCGTAGGACCGCACCGCGATGATTTCGTCTTTTGGATTGACGATGTCGAGCTGCGCAAGTTCGGATCAGCCGGGGAGCATAAAAGCGCTCTAATTAGTCTCAAGGCGGCGGAAGTGGAGATTTTACGCAATCGAACCGGAACCAGCCCGATTGTTTTGCTCGACGATCTCTTTTCCGAATTGGATCGCGAGCGAAGCGCCGCAGCGCTTGCCTTGTTCGACGCGCCGGCTCAGATTTTCATTACCGGTACAAGTCTGGATTTTCTATGGGCTCGGCAGGCCGGTCTTGATTGGGAACAAGCCGCCGCCTATCGTATCGAAAACGGACAGGTGAGGGCCGAGGATGGGGCGTGA
- the gyrB gene encoding DNA topoisomerase (ATP-hydrolyzing) subunit B: MNQNTPAPETYDASQIQVLKGLDAVRKRPAMYIGDVSVRGLHHLVYEVVDNSIDEALAGFCTEIEVVMCRDGSIIVEDNGRGIPVDEHPEYGKSALEIVMTVLHSGGKFDKKAYKVSGGLHGVGVSVVNALSEWLWVEVARDGKVWRQEYSRGEPTTPVRVVGRRKSTGTKVGFLPDGEIFKKRKFSFELLSERLRELAFLNKDLKISIREEATGREEVFRYKGGLAAFVEYLDQNRDSLLRKPIYFSDEREGVSVEIAINYTDSYVENTYSYVNNIHTVEGGTHLIGFKTALTRTLNSFALKNKLLKSDDPPLTGDDVREGLTAVVSVKVAEPQFEGQTKTRLGNSEVRGIVESIVNERLMRELENNSAQARRIIEKCRQAAHAREAARKAKELTRRKSALESEGLPGKLADCSLREAERTELFIVEGDSAGGSAKQGRDRRFQAILPLRGKILNVEKARIDKMLGNEEIRTIVSALGTGIGSADFDIEKLRYGKIIIMTDADVDGHHIRTLLLTFFFRHMREIIEKGRLFIAQPPLYRVKHGKDEYYLYDDDEKEELLKKLNKNGQEKIEIQRYKGLGEMNPEQLWRTTMDPLNRTMLQVTIDEAFEADILFSKLMGDKVEPRRQFIEENAKYVRNLDI, translated from the coding sequence ATGAATCAGAACACTCCAGCTCCGGAAACCTATGATGCCAGTCAAATCCAGGTCCTTAAGGGTCTGGATGCCGTGCGCAAGAGGCCGGCCATGTACATCGGCGATGTATCGGTACGCGGACTGCATCATCTCGTATACGAAGTTGTCGACAACAGCATTGATGAGGCGCTGGCCGGTTTTTGTACTGAAATCGAAGTCGTGATGTGCCGTGACGGAAGCATCATTGTCGAAGACAACGGTCGGGGCATCCCGGTCGACGAACACCCGGAGTACGGCAAGTCGGCGCTGGAAATCGTCATGACGGTTCTCCATTCGGGAGGCAAGTTCGACAAAAAAGCCTACAAAGTGTCCGGGGGACTGCACGGCGTCGGCGTTTCGGTCGTCAATGCGCTGTCCGAGTGGCTATGGGTGGAGGTGGCGCGGGACGGAAAGGTATGGCGTCAGGAGTATTCGAGAGGCGAGCCGACCACACCGGTTCGCGTCGTCGGCCGCCGGAAATCTACCGGCACCAAAGTCGGTTTTTTGCCCGACGGCGAGATCTTTAAAAAACGCAAATTCAGTTTCGAGCTTTTATCGGAACGCCTGCGCGAGCTTGCCTTTTTGAACAAGGACCTCAAGATCTCCATTCGGGAAGAGGCGACAGGCAGAGAAGAGGTCTTTCGCTATAAAGGCGGCTTGGCGGCGTTCGTTGAATATCTTGACCAAAATCGCGACTCGCTGCTGCGCAAGCCGATCTATTTTTCCGACGAGCGGGAAGGCGTTAGCGTCGAGATCGCCATCAACTATACCGACAGTTACGTTGAAAACACCTATTCTTACGTTAACAACATTCACACGGTGGAAGGCGGTACGCATCTGATCGGATTTAAAACGGCGCTCACGCGCACGTTAAACAGCTTTGCCCTTAAGAACAAACTGCTAAAGAGCGATGATCCTCCGCTTACGGGCGACGATGTGCGCGAGGGTTTGACCGCGGTGGTCAGCGTCAAAGTGGCGGAACCGCAGTTCGAGGGTCAAACCAAAACGCGCTTGGGCAACAGCGAGGTGCGAGGCATCGTCGAGTCGATCGTCAACGAACGGCTGATGCGCGAGTTGGAAAACAATTCGGCGCAGGCCAGACGGATCATCGAAAAGTGCCGGCAGGCGGCGCATGCCCGTGAAGCAGCGCGCAAAGCCAAGGAGCTCACCCGTCGCAAAAGCGCTTTGGAAAGCGAAGGTCTGCCGGGCAAGCTGGCGGACTGCTCGCTGCGGGAAGCGGAACGAACCGAGCTGTTCATCGTCGAGGGCGATTCGGCAGGCGGCAGCGCCAAGCAGGGACGCGACCGTCGTTTTCAAGCCATCCTGCCTCTGCGCGGAAAAATTCTCAATGTCGAAAAAGCGCGCATCGACAAAATGCTCGGTAATGAAGAGATCCGCACTATCGTATCTGCTCTGGGTACCGGCATCGGCAGCGCCGACTTTGACATCGAAAAATTGCGCTACGGCAAAATTATCATCATGACCGACGCCGACGTCGACGGCCACCACATTCGTACCCTGCTCCTGACCTTCTTTTTCCGCCACATGCGGGAGATCATCGAAAAAGGACGGCTTTTTATTGCCCAACCGCCGCTTTACCGCGTTAAACACGGCAAGGATGAGTACTATCTCTACGACGACGACGAAAAGGAAGAACTGCTTAAGAAATTGAACAAAAACGGTCAGGAAAAGATCGAAATCCAGCGCTACAAAGGCTTGGGTGAAATGAATCCCGAGCAATTGTGGCGCACAACGATGGACCCGCTTAATCGGACCATGCTGCAGGTGACCATTGATGAGGCTTTTGAGGCCGACATTCTTTTTTCCAAACTGATGGGCGACAAGGTAGAGCCGCGCCGACAGTTCATCGAAGAAAACGCCAAATACGTGCGCAACTTGGACATTTGA
- the dnaA gene encoding chromosomal replication initiator protein DnaA, with protein MSAEIGAVWQSILEILRREVDENSYAAWFRPIKATKLENNVLTIQVPSQFYYEWLESHYSDVMNRALKTVLGDQVKLQYSILVDSTTQAMQFSPVRSAPTVRNTFASNLNERFTFDSFIEGDCNKFAKSAAFSVAKSPGGTSFNPLLIYGGVGLGKTHLIQAIGNYVKSNGSIRRVLYVDSERFTMEFINSIQRNKTTEFSELYRNVDLLIVDDVQFFSNKGRTQEEFFHTFNTLHNRGKQIVLSSDRPPKELNGIEERLISRFQWGLVVDIQQPDLETRLAILQAKAEEIGLDLSNEILEFIATNITSNIRELEGALIRLLAYASLNDEDITLDLAKRLLKDICLPKMKAVSIEFIQKATADYFHIPDDLLRAKTRKQEIVMARQIAMYLCKQMTDSSLKTIGLHFGGRDHSTVIHGVSTIEQLMLEDPKVREQVENIKNKIEIALL; from the coding sequence ATGTCCGCAGAAATCGGCGCCGTTTGGCAATCGATTCTCGAAATCTTGCGGCGCGAGGTCGATGAGAACAGCTACGCCGCCTGGTTTCGCCCGATCAAGGCGACGAAATTGGAGAACAACGTTTTGACGATTCAGGTGCCGAGCCAATTTTACTATGAATGGCTCGAGTCCCATTACAGCGACGTGATGAACCGCGCTTTAAAGACGGTATTGGGCGATCAGGTCAAGCTGCAGTATTCCATTCTTGTCGATTCGACGACGCAGGCGATGCAGTTCAGTCCGGTCCGTTCCGCGCCGACGGTGCGTAACACCTTTGCCTCCAATTTGAACGAGCGCTTTACCTTTGACTCTTTTATCGAGGGAGACTGCAACAAGTTCGCAAAATCGGCGGCTTTTTCCGTGGCCAAATCGCCTGGAGGCACCAGCTTTAATCCCTTGCTGATATACGGCGGCGTCGGCCTCGGAAAAACGCATCTGATTCAGGCCATCGGCAATTACGTCAAATCGAACGGCAGCATTCGGCGTGTGCTCTATGTCGACAGCGAACGATTCACCATGGAGTTCATCAACTCGATTCAGCGAAACAAGACAACCGAGTTCAGCGAACTTTACCGGAATGTCGATTTGCTGATCGTCGACGACGTCCAATTTTTCAGCAACAAGGGAAGAACGCAGGAAGAATTTTTCCATACGTTCAATACCCTTCACAATCGCGGCAAGCAGATTGTACTTTCGTCGGATCGGCCGCCGAAAGAATTGAACGGAATCGAAGAACGCCTGATTTCCCGCTTCCAATGGGGATTGGTCGTCGATATTCAACAACCGGACTTGGAAACGCGGCTGGCGATTCTTCAGGCCAAAGCGGAGGAAATCGGCCTCGATCTGTCGAACGAAATTTTAGAATTCATAGCGACCAACATTACGTCGAACATTCGCGAGTTGGAAGGCGCTCTCATTCGTTTGTTGGCTTACGCCTCTCTAAACGACGAGGATATTACTTTGGATTTAGCCAAACGGCTGCTGAAGGATATCTGTCTGCCCAAGATGAAGGCGGTGAGCATCGAGTTCATCCAAAAGGCGACTGCCGATTACTTTCATATTCCCGATGATCTGCTGCGCGCCAAGACCCGCAAGCAGGAGATCGTCATGGCGCGGCAAATTGCCATGTATTTGTGCAAACAGATGACGGACAGCTCGCTCAAGACGATAGGGCTTCATTTCGGCGGACGGGACCACAGCACCGTCATTCATGGCGTATCGACAATCGAACAGCTGATGCTTGAAGATCCCAAGGTGCGCGAGCAGGTGGAAAACATTAAAAATAAAATCGAGATTGCTCTTCTTTAA